In Paenibacillus phoenicis, one genomic interval encodes:
- the recF gene encoding DNA replication/repair protein RecF (All proteins in this family for which functions are known are DNA-binding proteins that assist the filamentation of RecA onto DNA for the initiation of recombination or recombinational repair.), giving the protein MFVNRLSLQNYRNYGTLTLDAFGAVNLIIGRNAQGKTNLLEALFVLALTKSHRTGKDKELIAFGSDHALVSAEVEKKYGPVQLELRLSPQGKKAKLNGLEQRKLSDFIGAMNVVMFAPEDLEIVKGTPGVRRRFLDMEIGQVQPSYLYHLQQYQKVLIQRNNLLKQAWGAGPEIKTMLEIWNEQLVQHGVKIIKKRKQFISKLQKWAEQIHEGITGGGETLKLAYLPSFGTAEEEDEAVLLQQFMIKLSQMKDQEIRRGMTLCGPHRDDLSFIINGNEAQVYGSQGQQRTTALSLKLAEIELIHEEIGEYPILLLDDVLSELDPYRQTQLIETFQSKVQTFITATGIESINASRLQDASIFHVQEGQVQG; this is encoded by the coding sequence GTGTTTGTAAATCGTTTATCGCTGCAAAACTACCGGAATTACGGTACCCTTACGCTGGACGCCTTCGGCGCCGTGAACCTGATCATCGGACGGAATGCCCAAGGGAAAACGAACCTGCTAGAGGCGTTGTTCGTCCTTGCGCTGACAAAGTCGCACCGGACCGGCAAAGACAAGGAGCTGATCGCGTTTGGCAGCGACCATGCGCTGGTGTCCGCGGAGGTGGAGAAGAAGTACGGCCCAGTCCAACTTGAGCTTCGTTTATCGCCGCAAGGCAAGAAGGCGAAGCTCAATGGCCTGGAACAGAGGAAGCTGAGTGATTTTATCGGGGCGATGAATGTCGTGATGTTTGCTCCCGAGGATTTGGAAATTGTCAAGGGAACTCCTGGGGTACGGCGCCGGTTTCTTGACATGGAGATCGGGCAGGTACAGCCGAGCTATCTGTATCATTTGCAGCAATATCAGAAGGTGCTGATTCAGCGCAATAATCTGCTTAAACAGGCTTGGGGCGCCGGTCCCGAAATCAAGACCATGCTGGAGATTTGGAACGAACAGCTGGTCCAACACGGTGTTAAAATTATTAAAAAAAGGAAACAATTTATAAGTAAACTGCAAAAGTGGGCAGAGCAGATTCACGAGGGAATTACCGGAGGCGGTGAAACCTTGAAATTGGCTTATCTCCCCTCTTTTGGCACAGCCGAAGAAGAAGATGAAGCTGTCCTATTGCAGCAATTTATGATAAAGTTATCACAAATGAAGGATCAGGAGATTCGCCGCGGCATGACGCTGTGTGGACCACATCGCGATGATCTGTCGTTTATCATCAACGGCAATGAAGCGCAAGTCTACGGGTCCCAAGGCCAGCAGCGGACGACGGCATTATCGTTAAAACTGGCGGAAATTGAACTCATTCATGAGGAAATCGGCGAATACCCGATTCTCTTGCTGGATGACGTGTTGTCGGAGTTGGATCCGTACCGCCAAACCCAATTGATCGAAACGTTTCAGAGTAAAGTGCAGACGTTCATCACGGCTACAGGGATTGAGAGCATCAATGCAAGCCGATTACAGGACGCCAGCATTTTTCATGTTCAGGAAGGACAAGTCCAAGGTTAA
- the remB gene encoding extracellular matrix regulator RemB, whose translation MYIHLGGEKVILSSELIAIFDITIEKSSKISKQFLSHALETKNVVRIGEEEAKSIVVTQNEIYYSPISSATLKKKANVILTV comes from the coding sequence ATGTATATACATTTGGGCGGAGAAAAGGTGATCCTCTCTTCGGAATTGATTGCAATTTTCGATATCACGATCGAGAAGTCTTCAAAAATATCCAAGCAATTCCTCAGCCATGCGCTGGAGACCAAGAACGTGGTGCGCATCGGCGAGGAGGAAGCGAAGTCTATCGTCGTGACCCAAAACGAGATCTATTACTCGCCGATCTCCTCCGCTACGCTGAAGAAGAAAGCGAACGTGATTTTGACGGTTTAG